From Dioscorea cayenensis subsp. rotundata cultivar TDr96_F1 chromosome 13, TDr96_F1_v2_PseudoChromosome.rev07_lg8_w22 25.fasta, whole genome shotgun sequence, the proteins below share one genomic window:
- the LOC120274669 gene encoding disease resistance protein RFL1-like translates to KEINNLKTEHDAFKEIAETQPPRAVLEIATSVTLVGNTIKLNLEKVRGYLVDDDVSMAGIWGMGGVGKTTLLNEINNSLLDGDTNRRFNYVISLVVSKEPQFEKLQNEISKSFENRGQSYKRKVIFTTRDDDVCAHMNAHKKIKVECMGEEEAWHLFKQFANEEIINSNAIIEQLARKVMKKCSGLPLALKVIGRATSNMKTPEEWRHILRSLIKMDVRTVTGIEKSLFHNLKVSFDNLASDTLRQCFLCCAQWREDFDIKSLDLIEPWIGCGLIGDFWKHGEAFDEGFSLIAKLNEACLLELDYDFTEDYVKLHDVIHDMALWIVSECGKKKNKWIVGGSDDDLRQFSKWEAGNWQETELISFNGTLFGNSLPKFLSDKNIDEKGQVSVAATSPRYPNLQNLFMAGYSRCDKRDEVVINFFPHMPSLTHLNLSGAPITGLSKEIRVLVNLQYLNISATSIRSLPPELEELKQLKYFFFRRPSFVSKGKPVPIKADGLSALSRLPELQVLDLYENTCLEAGDLRILMDRKRIKAISMDVESVEIL, encoded by the exons AAAGAGATCAATAACTTGAAGACTGAACATGATGCTTTCAAAGAAATAGCAGAGACACAACCTCCAAGAGCAGTTTTGGAGATCGCTACTTCAGTGACTCTTGTGGGCAACACTATCAAGCtaaatcttgagaaagttcGTGGTTACTTGGTAGATGACGATGTATCCATGGCGGGGATTTGGGGCATGGGAGGGGTTGGAAAGACAACTCTCTTGAATGAAATCAATAACTCATTACTTGATGGTGATACTAATCGGAGGTTCAATTATGTCATCTCTCTGGTGGTTTCAAAAGAACCTCAATTTGAGAAGCTTCAAAATGAGATATCTAAAAG ttttgaaaatagagGTCAAAGCTACAAGCGCAAGGTGATCTTCACAACCAGAGATGATGATGTGTGTGCTCATATGAATGCTCACAAGAAGATCAAAGTTGAATGTATGGGTGAAGAAGAAGCATGGCATCTTTTCAAGCAGTTCGCAAATGAAGAGATCATTAATTCCAATGCTATTATTGAACAACTAGCAAGGAAAGTTATGAAGAAGTGCTCAGGTTTACCACTTGCCCTTAAAGTCATTGGTCGAGCCACGTCGAATATGAAGACACCTGAAGAGTGGCGTCACATACTAAGGTCGTTAATTAAGATGGATGTCAGGACTGTTACTGGTATCGAAAAATCATTGTTTCACAACTTAAAGGTCAGTTTTGATAATTTGGCCAGTGATACTCTCCGACAATGTTTCTTGTGTTGTGCTCAATGGCGTGAAGATTTTGACATTAAAAGTCTCGATCTCATAGAGCCTTGGATTGGGTGTGGATTGATCGGTGACTTTTGGAAACATGGGGAAGCCTTTGACGAGGGATTTTCTCTCATTGCAAAATTAAATGAAGCATGTTTGTTGGAGTTGGATTATGACTTTACTGAAGATTATGTCAAATTACATGATGTGATTCACGATATGGCACTGTGGATTGTGTCCGAGTGtgggaagaaaaagaacaaatggaTTGTTGGTGGAAGTGATGATGATTTAAGACAATTTTCAAAGTGGGAAGCAGGCAACTGGCAGGAGACAGAACTAATATCGTTCAATGGTACTTTGTTTGGCAATAGTCTCCCGAAATTTTTAAGTGATAAAAATATTGACGAAAAGGGCCAAGTTTCTGTTGCAGCAACTTCTCCTAGATATCCTAATCTCCAGAATTTATTTATGGCTGGATATTCTAGATGTGATAAAAGGGACGAGGTGGTTATAAACTTTTTCCCTCATATGCCATCTCTCACACATTTGAACTTATCTGGGGCACCTATCACGGGTCTTTCAAAAGAAATTCGAGTTCTAGTTAATCTTCAATACCTCAACATCAGCGCCACAAGCATTCGGTCACTTCCACCTGAACTAGAAGAGCTCAAGCAATTAAAATACTTCTTCTTCAGACGTCCATCTTTTGTAAGTAAAGGTAAACCTGTTCCAATTAAAGCCGATGGGTTGTCTGCATTATCAAGGTTGCCCGAGTTGCAAGTGCTTGATCTTTATGAAAATACTTGTTTAGAAGCAGGTGACTTGAGGATATTGATGGATAGGAAGAGGATTAAAGCGATCAGTATGGATGTGGAATCAGTCGAGATTCTTTGA
- the LOC120274670 gene encoding disease resistance protein RPS5-like: MQESSSLIRATQNPTQFEEARRTQPHAQTIRWIPDGSSQVINTQQHRQQGRQVPSRYLTDLSQGGSNAQKKRKMPQLSAKALLANKKEKTKDDYVSYFVSSAKLPVYMQIRVGYSVSSAELCVGYSVSEKDEEVKQLKDKFGKQECTFDDIWAVVDLVELGIPHPRSNDNSTKQYKRKVIFTTRSEELCTKMRADEKIKVECLEPQEAWDLFKENVDLDVIASDVRMKEIARKVMNECSGLPLTLILIGKAMSNKKNFEEWDYVLRSMRKSKTSIIQDVEKSLYPTLEISYDNLPNKLCKDCFLYISLWPRGVGISNEDIIDFWIGLGLIHEFDNLREAYGHGQYILRLLEAACLLEPYEKAYMDFKKDLRLHDVIRDMALWIVAKSEARNIWIANANMGLNRISNVAAKKLYRNANMGLNRISNVAAKKLYRN, encoded by the exons ATGCAGGAGTCTTCCTCATTAATT AGGGCTACTCAGAATCCTACTCAATTTGAAGAAGCTAGAAGAACTCAACCACATGCACAAACTATTAGGTGGATACCTGAT GGTTCTTCTCAAGTTATAAACACACAGCAACATAGACAGCAAGGGAGACAAGTCCCTTCAAGGTATTTGACAGATTTATCTCAAGGTGGAAGCAatgcccaaaagaaaagaaaaatgccTCAATTGTCTGCCAAGGCTCTTCTagcaaacaagaaagaaaaaaccaagG ATGACtatgtttcttattttgtatCATCTGCAAAATTACCAGTTTATATGCAGATCCGTGTTGGTTATTCTGTATCATCTGCAGAATTATGTGTTGGTTATTCT GTTAGTGAAAAAGATGAGGAGGTAAAGCAGTTGAAAGATAAATTTGGCAAACAGGAATGCACTTTTG ATGATATATGGGCTGTAGTAGATCTTGTGGAACTTGGGATTCCTCATCCTCGTAGTAATGACAACTCCACCAAACAATACAAGCGGAAAGTGATTTTCACTACTCGATCTGAAGAATTGTGCACTAAGATGAGGGCCGATGAGAAGATTAAAGTGGAATGCTTAGAGCCACAAGAAGCATGGGATCTTTTCAAAGAGAATGTTGACTTAGATGTTATTGCATCCGATGTGAGGATGAAGGAAATAGCAAGAAAAGTGATGAATGAATGCAGTGGTTTGCCGCTCACTCTTATACTGATCGGTAAAGCCATGTCGAACAAAAAGAATTTTGAAGAGTGGGACTATGTACTCAGGTCTATGAGGAAGTCCAAAACTAGTATAATTCAAGATGTTGAGAAATCATTGTATCCAACTCTAGAAATAAGTTATGACAATCTCCCTAATAAACTTTGTAAAGATTGTTttctatatatttctttatgGCCAAGAGGTGTCGGTATCTCCAATGAAGATATTATAGACTTCTGGATAGGTCTTGGACTAATCCATGAATTTGATAATCTGAGGGAAGCTTATGGTCATGGGCAGTATATCCTTCGTTTACTAGAGGCAGCATGTTTGTTGGAGCCTTATGAGAAAGCATATATGGATTTCAAAAAAGATCTGAGGTTACATGATGTGATTCGTGATATGGCTCTGTGGATAGTGGCAAAGTCTGAAGCTAGAAACATATGGATAGCAAATGCAAATATGGGATTGAACAGAATATCAAATGTGGCAGCTAAGAAACTTTACCGAAATGCAAATATGGGATTGAACAGAATATCAAATGTGGCAGCTAAGAAACTTTACAGAAATTGA
- the LOC120274671 gene encoding disease resistance protein RPS2-like → MQHNLNLKNIPDGFFLRMSNLRYLNLSETKLRKLPRDVKCLVNLQYPNISRTEISVLPSEMINLQDLQFLICQHLWWDHITPDGLVSKLLNLQVLDIYPNGEIKLKELNTMKENIKALGLCVTSLNVLQQLSELPTWHICLERLYDLVSLSYDVLSCKSNGFLQELIICSCSQLDEIVMNGIGTDLRHLDLGHLQNLKNIVWKDVAPQRFFCNLQLLTINECRKLSSLSWVMHLPSLTELSVQVCEGIKELFTGGGWRNSAVSEAPSFPRLRSLTLEHSPNLVSMSNQALDFPLLCSFPIFNCPNLKRLAFKPDIVNKEFVQIHCVKRVVGEIGVGR, encoded by the coding sequence ATGCAAcataatttgaatttgaagaATATTCCTGATGGATTTTTCTTGCGCATGTCAAATCTTAGATATTTGAATCTATCCGAGACTAAACTTAGAAAACTTCCAAGAGACGTAAAATGTTTGGTTAATCTGCAGTACCCCAACATTTCAAGGACGGAAATCTCAGTTCTACCATCTGAGATGATAAACTTGCAAGATCTGCAATTTTTGATCTGTCAGCATTTGTGGTGGGATCACATAACACCTGATGGATTGGTCTCAAAATTGCTGAACCTGCAGGTTCTTGACATATATCCAAATGGCGAGATAAAACTAAAGGAGCTGAATACAATGAAAGAGAACATCAAAGCATTAGGACTGTGTGTAACGTCACTAAATGTTCTGCAACAACTTTCAGAATTACCAACATGGCACATATGTTTAGAAAGATTGTATGACTTGGTATCACTTTCATATGATGTTTTAAGTTGCAAAAGCAATGGATTCTTGCAAGAGCTAATAATCTGTTCATGTTCACAGCTCGATGAGATAGTCATGAATGGAATTGGCACTGATCTCCGGCATCTTGACTTGGGTCATCTTCAGAATTTAAAGAATATTGTTTGGAAGGATGTGGCGCCTCAACGGTTTTTTTGTAATCTGCAGCTTCTGACGATAAATGAATGCCGTAAGTTATCCAGTCTTTCTTGGGTTATGCATCTCCCTTCTCTTACTGAGTTATCAGTGCAAGTGTGTGAAGGAATCAAAGAGTTATTTACAGGAGGAGGATGGAGAAATTCAGCAGTATCCGAAGCCCCTTCCTTTCCCAGACTGAGAAGTTTGACACTCGAACATTCACCGAATTTAGTGAGCATGAGCAATCAAGCATTGGATTTTCCTCTTCTTTGCTCATTTCCAATTTTTAATTGTCCGAATTTAAAGAGGCTTGCATTCAAACCAGACATTGTCAACAAAGAATTTGTACAAATTCATTGTGTTAAAAGAGTGGTGGGAGAGATTGGAGTGGGAAGATGA